A genomic region of Tamandua tetradactyla isolate mTamTet1 chromosome 2, mTamTet1.pri, whole genome shotgun sequence contains the following coding sequences:
- the LOC143655729 gene encoding olfactory receptor 13C3-like, protein MDEYNQTFLSEFILLGLSGHPKLEMIYFVLILLMYLVLLLGNSVLIIVSIFDARLHTPMYFFLGNLSLLDIYYTSASIPSTLVTIISKKRSISFHGCAVQMFLVFAMGSTECFLLGVMAFDRYVAICNPLRYPIIMSQMVYVLMASTSWLSGGINSIVQTALAMQLPFCGNNIINHFACEILAVLKLACADISLNVTTMLVSNVVFLVLPLLVIFFSYMFILYTILRMKSATGRHKAFSTCSSHLTVVIIFYGTIFFMYAKPTSQDQPGEDKFQTVDKLMSLFYGAMTPMLNPIIYSLRNKDVKAAVKYLFSYKSIQ, encoded by the coding sequence ttctttcagaatttattcTTCTGGGTCTTTCTGGCCATCCAAAACTTGAAATGATTTACTTTGTTCTAATTCTATTGATGTATCTTGTGCTTCTACTTGGCAACAGTGTTCTGATCATAGTAAGCATTTTTGATGCTCGTCTTCatacccccatgtacttcttcctgggAAACCTCTCTTTGCTGGATATTTATTATACATCTGCTTCCATTCCCTCAACATTGGTGACCATCATATCAAAGAAAAGAAGCATTTCCTTTCATGGTTGTGCAGTGCAGATGTTTCTTGTGTTTGCCATGGGGTCAACAGAGTGTTTCCTCCTGGGCGTGATGGCTtttgaccgctatgtggccatctgtaacccTCTGAGGTACCCCATCATCATGAGCCAGATGGTATATGTGCTGATGGCTTCCACGTCATGGTTGTCTGGTGGAATCAACTCAATTGTGCAAACAGCTCTTGCCATGCAGCTGCCATTTTGTGGAAACAATATCATCAATCATTTCGCATGTGAGATCTTGGCTGTCCTCAAGTTAGCTTGTGCTGACATATCTCTCAATGTTACCACCATGCTGGTGTCCAATGTGGTCTTCCTGGTTCTTCCACTGCTGGTCATCTTCTTCTCCTACATGTTCATCCTCTACACCATCTTGAGAATGAAATCAGCCACAGGGAGACACAAGGCATTTTCCACCTGCTCCTCACACCTGACTGTGGTGATCATATTTTATGGTACCATCTTCTTTATGTACGCAAAGCCCACGTCTCAAGACCAGCCTGGGGAAGACAAATTTCAAACTGTAGACAAGCTCATGTCCCTGTTTTATGGGGCCATGACCCCCATGCTGAATCCTATCATCTATAGCTTGAGGAATAAGGATGTAAAAGCTGCTGTGAAATATTTGTTCTCTTATAAATCTATCCAGTAA